The segment TATAGGCTTGAAAATCAGGTTTTCTGGCGTTAATAGAGGCTAAAACGTCTTCGTAGGTGTGACCCCGTTCAGCCATATCCCGTTGGATTTTCCAGTTGATTTTAACTTCGTCGCTAATATCAAGGTAAACACTGAAATCGACTAAACTACGAACCCGTTCATCATAGAGAGGATGTAACCCTTCAATGACAATTACCTTATTCGGTTCAATTCGTTCGGGGGGATCAATCATCCCCGTTTCATGATTATAAATAGGTTTATCAATGGCTTGACCTGATTTGAGGGCTTTAACTTGCTCATACATTAGGTCAAAATTGTTGGCTTTGGGGTCTAAAGCCGTGACTCCAGCTTGTTTTCTCCCTTGGCGATCAAGACTATGGTAGTCATCTAAACAGATAACCGTCATAAATTCTTCGCCAAATAAATCAATTAAACGACGTAAAAAAGTTGATTTTCCGCAACCGGAATCTCCGGCTACCCCAATAAGAACCACGCGGTCTAGCTCAGTGGTCATAGCTTCCCTCTTAAAATACAAAACTAAATTGTTAATCGGGTTTCCTTAAG is part of the Rippkaea orientalis PCC 8801 genome and harbors:
- a CDS encoding phosphoribulokinase — its product is MTTELDRVVLIGVAGDSGCGKSTFLRRLIDLFGEEFMTVICLDDYHSLDRQGRKQAGVTALDPKANNFDLMYEQVKALKSGQAIDKPIYNHETGMIDPPERIEPNKVIVIEGLHPLYDERVRSLVDFSVYLDISDEVKINWKIQRDMAERGHTYEDVLASINARKPDFQAYIEPQKQHADVVIQVLPTQLVDDKQSKLLRVRLVQKEGITYFEPAYLFDEGSTIDWRPCGRKLTCAYPGIKMYYGPDNFMGNEVSILEVDGQFDNLEEMIYIESHLSKTGTKYYGEMTELLLQHKDYPGSNNGTGLFQVLVGLKMRETYEKITATTKVAVPA